The Aedes albopictus strain Foshan chromosome 2, AalbF5, whole genome shotgun sequence region TTGGGTAGCgaaaccagcaaaacaaactggaCATATTTTAGAGACACAGGTAGGCCTCTTGCTGGATCATAGTATTGGTGAACTTTAAGAAAATTCGTTATCCGCTGTTATCCGTAAGAATGACGTCACAGAGTTCTAGCTTAGTTTGTGGTGTTCCTGTTCTTTGATTTTTGTTCGTCTTTTaatagtagggtctgggaccatttgggcgggagcacctattttgggcacttgctgctataactcagtcaatgtcagaccgattgacttgaatttttgaacatagcttGATACTGCGTCTCATTgagcgtgtttcaaaaatcaagtcaatcggttcaaaattgactgagttatagcagcaagtgcccaaaataggtgttcCTGCCCAAATGTTCCCAGACCCTATTTTTGTTCCAAGCAATTTAAACCTTCTATAATAAAAGATGCAAAACCAATAATAGGCAAAAATAAGAAATTATTTTCTATTTTACTATTAGATTTTAGACTTAGAATATGGTGTGTAAAAAGAAACGGTTTCATCAACTGTTTTGTAAGAATACATtatatgaaacattttggtttatCCCCTTTACATTCCGTTAATTCTGTGGCTTATGATTCGATCTATAAATAAACTCAATTCATAATCTGAGTGTTTGAAAAGGGTTGATCGATTGTCGATAGAAAAACACACTGTATCAAAGCATGAACCAAAATTGCTGTGAGGTTCagcaaatagaaaaaaaaaatattgttattaCAACGAAAGATTGCATGGATAAAGATCGTCCGCTTCATTGCCACACCTCATTTAAGCTCATACAGTGAGATGAGCACAAGCAAACCCCCACGGATCTCACCCTCTCACAACGGTTTGTCAAAATGGAAAACATAGCTTATAATCTGTTTTGTCATCAGACCAAACATTTGTTTTCAACAtaaattcagtatttttttagtaaattacatttgTTCCGACTACAGACATCATGTTTCCGATTATCAATTCTACTGCCTGTCGAATATGTTTCGACACAGCCGATTCCGTTCAATCTCTTGCCGATATCGTGGAAGGAAATTCGCTGGCCGATATGTTACGATATTGTGTTAATCTGGAGGTATGTAAACCATTATTGTCATTGAAgcatactcattttttttttgtttaaattgcagATTGACCAAAACGATGGATTGCCCTATCAATGCTGCATAAGGTGCAAACAGGATCTGGTAGTGGCATATCAGCTAGTGACTCGATGCCATCAATCCGACAGCAAGTTTCGGGAAATGCTGGAAGTGAAATTCAAGCGAAGGTATGATGATTGACATTGTTGTGGTTTCATTTGCCTTTCGAAATTAAAGGGAATTGTCTATTTTGGCCTTAGTAGCTAAATATTCAGGCTATCATCACAATTGATAATtatatttaacattttttgttagtTCCACCGTTACATGCTTCATTGCCTGATCAGAAGAATATAGCACAATTATTCCAAATTATGTTATTGATACCTAAAGCCGTTGAAAATTTGGTAGTAATAAgaagaataataacaaaaaatttTATCGCAGAACCACAGAAAAAAGTAACAAAATCAAAGTAATACAAAATCAAAAACACTCGAAGTATGCGTTTATAATTTCAATAACTAGATTTGTTATACGCTTCTTATTTGGTATACAATATTTTGGAATTAGGTTTGGTGTTTGGTGTTTCATTTTTTATTACTACCAAATAAGTGCATAACTACTCAAATAGCTGCTTCTGATAGGGTACCTGACTTCTTAAAAGAATTGTCAGAATTATCTCCACAAAATCTATTAGTTTTTTATACCAGAGTATTCAGCTAATAAGTTAAAAAGTCTTGAACTCCCGAGCTTTTCCTAAAATTTTAGTTTGGGTGGCCACTCAACCCTATTCTATCAAGACATTATATTTACAAACTATTGTCTGTTACTTCCAGATCGCCGGTTGACAATGATTTGATGCCACCGTTAACAGAGGACGACATTAAGATCGAACTTGATGTTGATGAAGAGCAAATTTATGCTGAACCTTTGTTTCAGGATATGGACCTGGATTCCAAATCCGAtgtgaaaaaggaaaaaaatgatgGTACGGATAATAAAGCAGCAGATGCTAAAAAAGATTCTAGCGATGATGAGGATCAAGAGGAAGACGAGGAGGGGGACGAAGATGACGTTTCAAACGATGAAGTAGCCTTCGATGAAAATGAGGATGATAAGGAAGATTCACCCAAGAAAAAGAGTAAaaatccggaacgatgttgtcgtTGCAGGGCGAGGTTAACTACAATGGAGGCAATCGTCGAACATTCACAAACGGTTCACCTGATCAAACGGTGCACAGATCTAGACAAAATAAAAGCTAAACCTTTTGAATGCGATCTGTGCTTTAAACGGTACAGCAATAGGAAGGCTTTGCGCAAGCACAAGTTACTGCTTTTCGTGAAAGGTCGGTTCCAATGCGATGAATGTGGTCAGACCTTCCGACTGGAACGAACTCTATTACGacacaaagatatccacaaaaatGTGATTCAACCGTACAGTGGACGCAGGGATCAACTTCCTCGATGCTGCGCTTGCTACGAACAGTTTGACACAGATGAGCTTCTGAAGAAACATGCAGACGAGTCCCATCCGCCGGATTTGGAATCTGCGGATGATCCGAACAAGCCATTCCCATGTGACGTATGCCACCGACGATACAAGAACTTGCGTATCTTGAAGGACCATCAGATGAAACCATACCGAACCACACAATACCAATGTGCTACTTGCGGGCGTACATTCAAAGAAAAATGCGCCTTGGCAGATCATGAACGATCCCATCGAGAGGAGAAATCCTTTATTTGCCCGGTATGCTCGAAATCTTTCGCCATGAGAGATTCGTATCGGAAACACGTAAAGGCCCATTCTTTAGCCGAGGATCGGTTCAAGTGCGAAATTTGCGGCAAGGGATTTAAGGCAAAAGCTAATCTTAAGTGTCACCTCATTACGCACAATCCTCAACATCGGCCGATACAGTGTACGCTCTGTCCGGCAAACTTCGCTCGGAAGATATGCCTGCAGGCGCACATGAAACTGCATACTGGCGAAAAATCTCACAAGTGCGATCAGTGCGGTGCCGCGTACACGTTCGCTACCGATCTGAAGCGACATATTATGGCTCACAATGGCATCAAGCCGCACGTGTGCACCATCTGCGGTCGCGGATATCCCAGGAAGGATTACCTCCGGAAGCACATGGCGAATCACGATCAGCGGCGACTTGAGGGAAATAGTTTAGTTTGATCGACGCATTTCGATGGTGTATTATGATCAGCTTATCACACAACCTATACGTACTGGAAATTTGAAGTCACAAAGTTGCAAAAAGATGTCTGTTATATCTATTATTTGTATATTTAATTAAATGGTACTTCTTATAAAATGGAATATACACTTTGTAATAAACTTGAATTGAGAACAAAACAAAAGCAAAcaaagcgtttttttttatcagattcTGACCCTTTTGCTTCCAATGAAATCGGCCATAAAGGTGACGTTAAATTCACGCAATAAGTTGCAAATACGATTTTCTGTCAGCAAGTCTTATTACGAGCTAAGACCATTCCAATGGCAAATGAAGGGAAAATtttaatagaatgtttgaatggcaaaatttgctattactttgtttgaaataataataaaaataataaaaataataacaaaatttctatggcataacaactaaagaaaaacttattttgccattgtaataacaaaatcatagcaaaaagaacgccaaaatagtaacatattttaatatgatggtaaattatgttattgattTGATGTTATCGCTGATAGTACAATagtaatattttttattattatgttgttatactgttcaataataactcgcccattacaagttttacaatgatagtaGGTTTTGATATTTATATGTCATTCTTGagctattgagcatgagcatgagcatgattgaccgcccgcggttgctcctctgttattgcaaggacaactgcatttacacaaagaaccaacaaatgatgcttgggattagctgtCTCTTCATTGtgaaatgctggaatcccaatacttaaCTATATATCCCAATACCTACTTGATGCACAGATAATCTTTTCCGATCGTAGTTTCTTTTGGAGTCCCTTTGATGATATGCCTTTGTATTTAACGACTCAAATGGTTGTCAACTGTCAGTAAGGATCTAAGATAGACAAATCCCTCCAATACCTCGAAGGTATTTGTCTATCGTCTATCTTAACATTACTTTCTTGACGAGCTCACTCAGCGAAgtgaactaccgaaattcattagaataccttatgaaatttagccataactataaagtatggatgccataagaataccgtaaaccggggtcaaattgatcagcggggtgaaattgatcactcgggtactacattgtaattccatactaggaactcttaagtgtcgcaatgatcttaaactttttacgtcatctgattcgtaggtgtctagagatgagtgtagacttttaattttttagaaaaaagttagttttgccttattttttcaaagaatttgcaatgtatttctcatttagctgaaatcattgctactaaacaatcaattactAATAGGACTTCCCATGAATTCTCTGTTTTGACATTTTTGTAAAGCCTTGGTTGGGGTGTTATGCAGCTAATaaaaacatgaaatagttataaaaagttcattttatgaagaaatattcatttattgtgatagaaatcaattgtttcaaatgaaattgcctacctccaggcgtttaagggaaaatttcaaaatttaattttgcatttaaagtattaaattcactagttgtaagattttagacgcgttattcggttttagaagagcaaaattaagcggtgaaggaaattttcctttccaaccgatgcttaattgtatacttatcaatttcgccccaaagtagcatttccaatattttgatatttggagttatttaacttaaagtttaaatttgttgaacaaaattctgtcacatggttccatggagatccactgggtactggttttacagaaattcttttggcaatatttgaacaggcactgatgttatccgcaaaagttgttttaaagtgatcaatttgaccccggattacggtaccttatgaaaattggacatgcttattatgacctaattacataagataaacctATGaaaagaaaaatcgtaaaatgatgcagactggaatcgatccatgaacgtcgagatcactgagctcttgcccaacccacgcggctatcgacgcttgagaatatcgtggtgctaaatgtgtataaaagccaaattgtgagtcgattctgcgtcataaaccgaccttatgaaattcattctagccgttatgaattgtttaaaagaCCATTTCATAACTtaaaccttatgataatcttagatttatttgcctgagtgaGTCCTGTCTTATTCAGGCcactggcatcaatgaaatttatcgtaaccaacatctaactgccttatactcatattcgtgcaaattgaaacgagtgtgtaatcaacaaacgcagcttttgtttgatgttgtgagccacacacgaaatcacattcacaatgcgtgtttgttgggttgctttattcaactaatcgcatgctcctcttaccgtacattaatattcaagcgagtttgaagtgttttgtgatcataggcggtggaaaaaatgattccaaaaactgatcaacaaaccaaaataaacgttaaacaaaaaattgttgatgttttcgcatttgacagtgggcgctatttattagcgcccaggacatcctgtctaccatgattccaatcaggctcctgacacggcctatatcaatgcattggaatcatggtagacaggatgtcctgggcgctaataaatagcgcccactgtcaaatgcgaaaacatcaacaattttttgtttaacgtttattttggtttgttgatcagtttttggaatcattttttccaccgcctatgatcacaaaacacttcaaactcgcttgaatattaatgtacggtaagaggagcatgcgattagttgaataaagcaacccaacaaacacgcattgtgaatgtgatttcgtgtgtggctcacaacatcaaacaaaagctgcgtttgttgattacacactcgtttcaatttgcacgaatatgagtataaggcagttagatgttggttacgataaatttcattgatgccagtggcctgattccaatgcattgatataggccgtgtcaggagCCTGGTCTTATTCGGTACCGCTTACTAACTAGCATGTACTTTGAAATTGACGTACTCACTACTAGTCGGACTTTTGCCGCTTCGTGATTATTAATTTAAATGCCGctaacaaagtgctatcccagataacTTTCCGTCATCTTTTCAACTAAACTCGTTATTGTCTTTTTTAAGCAACAAATACGACATGAGAGAGATATCACGTACCCTCAAACTCATGAATTGGAATAAGTGAAACTTCTTCGACTCACTGTTTATGCTTCAAGAAAGTGTGAGATGCAATCATATTCACAGCGAGATCTTGCTCCTATGATTTTTCTCAACAAAATAATGTAAACAAAACAGTGCCCGTGCGTGAACATTGAACAGAATTGTTAGCacaatttttgttttgtattctaATATTCGAGATGTCCTCGAACTTTAACCCCAATTCTTGTCGAATATGCTTCGATGCATCTCTAACAATCGCATCGCTTACTGATATCGTTGATGGACATTCGTTGGCTGATATGTTGAAATATTGCGTCAATCTTGAGGTCAGTATTGGAGTTTGTTTGGAGAATAACTTCTTTGAAACAAATCAAATTTTACAGATGGATAAAAACGACGGATTGCCATACCAATGTTGTACAAAATGTAAGCAAGATTTGATAGTTGCATATCACATGGTGATCCGATGTCATCAATCCGACGTCAAGTTTCGCGCATTAATGCTGGAAGCTAAAGTCAACGAAAGGTAAGATAGAACTATATCAcgtgtactaaaataataatgtTTTAATAGAGGATGGAATAACTGGATGAATTGTGTTACAGATTGCCAACTGCAAACGATTTGGTGCCATTAGTAACAGAGGACGACATTAAGATTGAACTGGACGTGGACGACGATAAGGTTATATATGCTGAGCCACTTCAGGATTTAAACCCAGACAAAACAAGCAAAACACAAGAAACAGTGCACACCGAAAACGACAAAAGCGATATCGGCAGTGATGATGATAATATAGAGGATGATAGTTCAAATGATGAATCTGAAGACAATAATAGCCAAGATGACGAAAAGCCTTTAAAAGACGAGAAAATCAAAACACCACAGCGATGCTGTCGATGTAAAATAAAGTTGACATCTATGGAAGCAATACGTAAACATTCAGAAGAAGTTCACTTCTCCCAGAGGTGCACAGAGTCTAAAAAAATCTCCTCCAAGCCATTCGAATGTGATATTTGTTTCAAAAGGTTGACCACCAAAAAAGCTTTGCGACGGCATAAGTTGTCCATCTTTGTTGAGAATAAGTTCCAGTGCGATGAATGCCAATTAAGTTTCAAGCTCGAACGAACTCTTATGCACCACAAAGATAGTCACAGAAATATAGTTCAACCATATGTTCGACCGCAAGGCAAACTTCCTCGATGCTGTGCCTGTTTCAAACAATTTGACGATGATGATCTTTTACGAAAACATGCTGATAAAGCCCATCCGGCAAGCAGTATATCTTCTGAAAATCCTAAAAGGCCTTTTCCATGCGATTTATGTCATCGACAATACAAGAACCTTATCGTACTACGAGAACACCAAGCAAAGCCTTACCGGCTCAAGCAGTTCCAGTGTGCTACCTGTGGTCGcacattcaaagaaaaatgtTATTTAACAGACCACGAGCGGACTCATCAAGAGGAACAAGCCTTCACCTGCCCGGTTTGCTCCAAATCATTTGCGATGAAGCTTTCGTATCGGAGACACGTTAAAACTCACTCACCAGGCGAGGATCGCTTTAGATGCGAAGTGTGCGGAAAGGGATTCAAAGCACGAACGCTCCTGAAACGCCATTCCATAACGCACAATCCTCAACACAGGCCGATACAGTGCACGCTATGCCCAGCAACTTTTGCGTGGAAAACATGCTTACAATCGCACATGAAAATGCACACCGGAGAAAAACCACACAAATGCAACCAGTGCGGTGCAGCTTATGCGTTCTCTACGGACCTGAAGCGCCACATTATGGCCCACAGTGGCATCAAGCCGTACGTTTGTACAATCTGCGGCCGGGGATATCCCAGGCAGGATTATCTGCGGAAGCATATGGCTAGTCATGGAAATCAGGAGCAGGGTACCAGTAAATGAAGTGGAGAACTATGATCGACAAAGaggaattatttaggaattcgGGTAAATAAAATATCTTCATATCAAGTGGTATCAGCTGATGATAAATGAAAACTGCTTATAACACTCTCGACTTAGTATGTGTGTAGGTGTTTAGTTAAGATTTTGCTGTGCAAAGTCGTACAAGA contains the following coding sequences:
- the LOC109398634 gene encoding gastrula zinc finger protein XlCGF26.1 codes for the protein MFPIINSTACRICFDTADSVQSLADIVEGNSLADMLRYCVNLEIDQNDGLPYQCCIRCKQDLVVAYQLVTRCHQSDSKFREMLEVKFKRRSPVDNDLMPPLTEDDIKIELDVDEEQIYAEPLFQDMDLDSKSDVKKEKNDGTDNKAADAKKDSSDDEDQEEDEEGDEDDVSNDEVAFDENEDDKEDSPKKKSKNPERCCRCRARLTTMEAIVEHSQTVHLIKRCTDLDKIKAKPFECDLCFKRYSNRKALRKHKLLLFVKGRFQCDECGQTFRLERTLLRHKDIHKNVIQPYSGRRDQLPRCCACYEQFDTDELLKKHADESHPPDLESADDPNKPFPCDVCHRRYKNLRILKDHQMKPYRTTQYQCATCGRTFKEKCALADHERSHREEKSFICPVCSKSFAMRDSYRKHVKAHSLAEDRFKCEICGKGFKAKANLKCHLITHNPQHRPIQCTLCPANFARKICLQAHMKLHTGEKSHKCDQCGAAYTFATDLKRHIMAHNGIKPHVCTICGRGYPRKDYLRKHMANHDQRRLEGNSLV
- the LOC109398663 gene encoding gastrula zinc finger protein XlCGF26.1-like encodes the protein MSSNFNPNSCRICFDASLTIASLTDIVDGHSLADMLKYCVNLEMDKNDGLPYQCCTKCKQDLIVAYHMVIRCHQSDVKFRALMLEAKVNERLPTANDLVPLVTEDDIKIELDVDDDKVIYAEPLQDLNPDKTSKTQETVHTENDKSDIGSDDDNIEDDSSNDESEDNNSQDDEKPLKDEKIKTPQRCCRCKIKLTSMEAIRKHSEEVHFSQRCTESKKISSKPFECDICFKRLTTKKALRRHKLSIFVENKFQCDECQLSFKLERTLMHHKDSHRNIVQPYVRPQGKLPRCCACFKQFDDDDLLRKHADKAHPASSISSENPKRPFPCDLCHRQYKNLIVLREHQAKPYRLKQFQCATCGRTFKEKCYLTDHERTHQEEQAFTCPVCSKSFAMKLSYRRHVKTHSPGEDRFRCEVCGKGFKARTLLKRHSITHNPQHRPIQCTLCPATFAWKTCLQSHMKMHTGEKPHKCNQCGAAYAFSTDLKRHIMAHSGIKPYVCTICGRGYPRQDYLRKHMASHGNQEQGTSK